The nucleotide sequence ATTGCCGATAGTTATCGGTTCCAGAGAGCTCTAATGAGGGATTTTGCTTAAAGGTTGGCAGTTAACCCAGGCCCTCAGTTGTTTATTACTCTCACACCGCTGCATAACCGATAGTTATCGGTGGATTTATATGCTCTGACCCTCTCCTGGAACAGATGAAAAAAATAATGGCCATATAACAAAATTCTGGACATACCATGGCATTCAATGCTAGAAATCCATTGAATATAAATCATCATAAAAAACTGGAGGCCTTGGGTCATGGGTATTTTTGATAAAATGTTCAGGAAAAAGATCATCATCTGCATCCATGGTCTGGCCAATAAACCTGAGAAAAAATTGCTGGAGCAATGGTGCAAGACCTCTATCCGTGAAGGTTTTAAAACCATAGAAAAACAGGGAACCCCCTTTACCTTGAAGCTGGTGTATTGGGCTGACCTCATGTATGAAAAGCCCCAGGACCCCAACGAGACCGATAAGAAAAGCGATAGCTACTTTGACGATCCCTATGTGCCGGGGAACCCCGATGATTACAAGGATTTCAAGCCGAGCAACATGAAGCAGAAGGTGCTTGATAAAGTGGAAAAGAAGCTCGATGCCATGTATTTCAAGGAAGACAGCTTCATCAATTTTGACAAGTTCGCCAATATCATGGTTCGCCGTCTCTTCAAGGACCTGGACCTGTATTATCACAAGGATTGCCCCGTGATCAGGTACCGCGGCCTCCTCGCCCGGGACGCCATCCGGATGAGGCTCGCGGAAGTGCTGCGGAAGTATCACCGGAGAGACATCCTCCTCGTCGCCCACTCCATGGGAACCATCATTTCCTATGACGTGCTCACCCATACCACGCCGGATGTTCCCATCCATACCCTGATCACCATCGGGTCGCCCCTTGCCATGCCGCTTATCATGAAACAAATCCTGATCGAGCAGGGAAGGGATTTCAAAAAGGAGCAGAAGCCCGTTACCCCGGAGAGCATAACCACGGCCTGGTATAACTACGCTGACCTCGATGACCCCGTGGCGATCATTTACAAGATCGGCGATGATTACCGCCCCAATTCACGGGGCGTGTCCCCGAAGGACACGATCATCTACAATAACTATGAAATTGACGGCGACCGGTCACCGCACAAGCTCTACGGCTACCTCCGGGCTCCCGAAGTGGCCCGCGCCATCTACAATTTCTGCACTTCGGGAAGGTCGCCTTTCTTCATGTCGGTGAGTCAGAAGATACGGGGGATTTTCGGGAAATAGCCGGACCGGCTGTTTCACCTATCGTCATTATTCCCGTACCAGGCCCCGGGCCAGGGCGTCGACGCTCCTTTCAAGGCGGCCCCCCGTGGCCATGACTGAGGGGGCCGTGACTATGATCTCGACGGTGTCGCCGTAGCCCGACAGCACGACCGAATAGGGGTAGAGCTCTGCCCCCGGGGGGATGGCCCAGAAGGCCGTCGCCAGGAAACCGCCGCCGGAAAAATCCGGCAGCTCCTTCTTCCCAAGATTGGAGATGAGCGCCGACGCGTTGTATAATCCCCGCCTGTGATTGCCGATGATCCTCCTCCTGGCCAGGGACCGGATGAGGCGGAGCGGCATGTACCGCATCAATTCGTCTCCACGGTAGAGCATCCCGTCGCGGCGGTCCTTCAGCTGCTCCCTGATATCGTTGTCGATATCGATAGAGGTTTCTTTGGGGTCGACGTCGACGTATATGAAATTGGTCAGGTTGCTGGTCGATCTGAGGCCGCTCTGGCGGGGCCGCAGGTCCACGGGGATGCCGATGCGCACCGGCCCCGCTCCATGGGCCCGGGCCTCCCGCGCGATCAGCATCGCCACCTGGGCGACGATCCTCCGGTAGGCGCCCCGTACCCTGACCCTCCGCCAGCGGGTGTCCCGCTCATTGCCGTCGGCGGTGCCGGTCGGCGCTATATACCGTGGCGGCGACGCGGAGCGGTCCCGGTCCTGGAAGCTGCGCGCCAGCTCCTGCTCCACGACACTGCATTCCGATCCGACGAGGGGGTCCCCCCTGAGGGCTCGGAAGACATCCTCCGCCAGGGTCTGGGTGCCCCGGCCGTCCATGACCGCGTGGTGGGTGCGGAATACCACCCGGAGCGGATCGCCCTTGATCAAGAGGATCTCGCAGGCATGGCCGGCCCCTCTCCACGGAGAGAGGGGGGACCTGAGGAAACCGGCATTGTCCGAATCCATGCCGGACCAGCCCCTTCCGTCTATCTCCCTGACCAGGGGAGGTTCTCCTGAATCAATCCATCGGGCCCCGTTGAGGAATCCCTCAAGTCTCAGGCGGCACCCCGGGTTCGATTCCGCAGCCTTTTCCACCGCCGAACGCCAGAGGGGGAGATCCAATACGCCGCTGCCTTCCCAGAAATACTGGTTCGCGAAGGGAGGGTATAACTCGCCGAGAACGAGATAGGCCCGTTCGGTGGATGATAGTTTTCGGATGCGGTCTCTGGCCATGTCGGGAATTGTAAGATTAATGTAATGACGCGATGATCCTGTCCAGCAGTCCGTCGATGCGGTTGCGGGTGGCCAGGCGCCTTGGCAGGGAAAGGACCAGCTCCACGACGTCATCATAGCCCCCGACGCCGATAAAAAACGGCACGTAGTCGTTCACCGGGGGGATGCCCCAGAAGGCCGTTGCCGTGAACCCGCCGCCCCGGTAGTGCTGCAGCTTCAGTCTTCCCACGTTCGAGATCAGGCCCGACAGGCTGTAAATGCTGTTCCTGTGGCGCTCCTCTATGATTTTTTTGGCGACCCTCCCCAGCAGCCACATCGGCACGTACCGGGCCATGTCGTCGCCCCGTGAGAGCATGCCTTCCCGCTTTTCCTGGAGCTGGCGGGAAATGTCCTCGGAGATCGATTCCGCGGTCGAGTCTTTCCTGATCTCGATGTATATCGCGTAGGTCAGGTTGGCCGTGGATACCAGGCCGGGCATGCGGGGCCGCATGTCCACCGGTATCCCGAGCCTGACCACGCCGTCGGAATGGCTCCAGGCCTCCCGCGCTATCTGCAGCGCCACCTGGCCCATCAGGTTGTGAAACTTTCCCCGGACGCGGATGCGGCGTGTTATCATGCCGTTTTCGGTGCCTTCGGCCCTGCCGGTCGGTGCGATATGCTCTGTGGGATAGGGCTTTCTCATCTCCTTCTGGAAGCTCCGCGCCAGCTCGGTGTCGGTGACGGTTGACCTCGATCCGACGCAGGGCTCTCCCCGCAGCGCCCGGAAAATGTCGTTGGCCCAGACAAAGGTGCCCATGCCGTCCATGAGGGCGTGGTGCGTCCGGAAGATGACACGGAGCGGGTCTCCGTCGGCCAGGACGACTTCGCAGGTCGGGCCCTGCCAGGGCGAAAGTGGCTTGGTGAAATAGGGGACCGTTTCCGCCTTGTCCCATTCCCATTTACCCCTGGGCGCCTCGATGACCGGCGGCATGATGCCGGTATCGACCCAGCGACAGGTGTTCAGCACGCCTTTCAATATCATGCGGCTCCCCGGGTTGGCCTCTGAAGCTGTTTCGACGGCGGAGCGCCAGCGCTCCACATCGAAGGCGCCCTGTCCCTCAAAGATGAACTGGTTGGCCAGTGGAGGATAGAGCCGGTCCGCTACCACGAAGATGCGCTCATTGAACGAAAGCTTTCTGGTGTAACGTTTTTGCATATAGGATTGCTCCCCCCGCTCCCCCCGCAGAAGAGGGGCTATTCACGACGGCAGTAGATCGCAGCGCGCGTTAATCCCGGAGCTCCGCTCAGGGGGTGAGAGCACGCTGTACATTATGCGACTAACTACCCGAAGCTTGCTGCGGGGTAGTTTATAAAGGTCAAAAAACCGGCTGTCAAGCCTTAATTAACGTCAATGCGTTGTCCCGATCCCCGCCGCTATCCTCTCCAGTGATTTTTCCAGCCTGCCGCCGGTAGCCATGGCGCGGGGCATGATGAGTAGCAGCTCGATACGGTCGTTCATTCCTGAAAGGGTCATGCTGAAGGGGAGTATGGGAGCGCATACGGGTACGCAGTAAAAGGTGCGGGCCCAGAAATCAGCGCAGGAATAGGCGGGGCTTTCCATGCGGCCCAGGTTGGATACGAAGCCTGAGAAGCGAAAATGGCCTGACCTCTGGTTCCGCGTTCCCTCGCTCCTGATGGCCCTGGCAAGGAGCCTCACCGGCACATGGCTTATGATGAGGTCTTCCCAGGTGATTTCCCCGTCAGCCCTTAGCGACAGTCTCCGGTCGATATCTTCCGCTATGGAGTCTGCCGTTGATTCTTTATCGATATCGATATATATCGCGTTGGTAAGGTTCCCCGTCGACCGGAGCCCTTCCAGCCGCCGGCGCAGGTCCGTGGGAACGCCGATCCTGACCCTGCCGTCGCCGTGGCGCCACGCTTCCAGCGCCGTGAGGAGCATCACCCGCGAGAGGAGACGGGGATGCCTGCCCGTCAGGGTCGCCCGCTTCCAGACAAGATCATAATCCTCGCCGTCGGATTTTCCCGTCGGCGCAATATACTGGTGGGGCAGGGGCTTCTGTCTTTTTCCCTTGCCAAAGTTCAGGAGATCGTTTTCTGTCATGGCGCATTCCGAGCCCAGGGGCTCCTCGCCGCGGAGGACCCTGAACACGTCCTCCGCCCAGGTCATGGTGCCGCGGCCGTCCATGACCGCGTGGTGGCTCCTGAAGGCGACACGGGCCGGGTTGCCGCGCAGGAGCAGGACCTCGGCCGTGGGACCCCTGCGGGGATCGAATCCCTGCTTGAGGAAGGGAGCCCCGGCGGAACCGAGGCCGTCCCAGGAAGAGCCGTCTGCCTCGCGGACCGGGGGGGTGATCCCCGAGTCGACCCACCTGATGAAGCCCAGGTGGCCCTTCAGCAGAAGACGGGCCCCGGGGTTCGCCTCGGAGGCCCTGCGAACGGCGTACCTCCATTTTTCCGGATTGAGATCTCCCTGGCCTTCCACGATGACCTGGTTCGCGAAGGGCGGCGTAACCATATCTGCGGCGACCCACAGCCGCGAGGCTATGGAGAGCGGCCTGGTCGCGGGCTGGCCATGTTCCCGGCGTTGGTTCATTGCTAGTCCCCTGTCAGAACCGGTATGCGGCGATGGTCTCTGAGGGCGTCAGTCGTGATATGATGCGGTCCATGGCGCTTTCAAGGCGGCCCCCCGTGGCCAGGACCCGCGGAGCCGCGTACACCAGCTCAACCGCCTCATCGGTCCCGTAGAGCCAGAGCAGCAGGGGGAGATATGAAAAATAGGGCGGAATCGCGAATATCGACCTGCATTCGAAGCCGCCGCCGGAGAAATGCTTCGAGCTGAGCCTTCCGGCGTTGCTTATGATCCCGGACAGGCTGTAGAGGCCCCTGCTGTGATTGTCGGTGGTCCTTCTCGATCCTTCCTGGCCGAGGATGCTGATCGGTATATACCGGTAAATGAAATCCCACCGGTCGATCATGCAATCGCGCTTTTCACGGAGCTGCCAGGCTATGTCCCAGCCTATTTCATCGATGGTGGTTTCCGGCCGAACGTCTATATAAATGCCGATGGAAAGGTTGCCGGTGGAACGCAGGCCCTGCACGCGGGACCTGAGGTCGATGGGGACCGCAAACCGCACGTTCCCCTGGCCGTGACTGCGGGCCTCCTGCGCCGCGTGATACGCCACCTGGGGCAGCAGCTGGCGAAAATGCCCCGGGATTGTTTTCCGGCCCCACACGATTCCCGGTTCGTTCCCCTTGGCCTTACCCGTGAGAGAGAGATTATCATGGGGAAAGGGCTTGCGGAAATTGTTCTGGAATGACCGCGCAACGTCCCAATCGGTGGCGCTGGAATAGGAGCCGAGGAGGGGCTTGCCCTGGAGTGCCCGGAATATTTCCTCCGCCCAGAACATGATCCCACGGGTGTCCATGACCGCGTGGTGGGCCCGGAACGCGATCCGAACGGGGTCGCCATGGATCACGAGGACCTCGCAGGTGGGGCCCTCCGTGACGTTGAAGGACCTTTCGAGAAAAGGAGCGTTGTCGGAACAGTACCCGGACCATGAACCGCCGTCGACTTCGCGCACCGGCGGGGCGATTTCAGAATCGATCCACCGGCATGAATTAAGCCTACCCCTGAGCCTCAGGCGGCTTCCGGGGTTCGCGGCGCTGGCGAGCTCAACCGCCTTTCGCCATTCGCCGATATCGACAGCGCCGCCGCCCTCGCATATCATCTGCAGCGCGAAGGGTGAGCTTATCATGTCGGCCGCGAGCCACAGCCGTTCATTGACCGATAGCATGCGGGAATAGGGCTTGTCCCACGTGTTCTGTGTCCTGGCGCTTACGTTCATCTTATAGTTCCTCTGCTCGATAACATGTTGAATGCTGCTGTCTCGTCCAGTCCTGCCGAGTCCACTACTGCTCGAAAACCGTCCGAAGGGTAACCGCCGCCGTGTCGGCGTTCCGCCTGTCGCTCATGCGCCGGTCGATCCCATTGGCGTCGCATCCGGCATTGTGGATCCTGCGATCGGCCGTGCGCCGTTCGATGGCTGACGCATCGAAGAACTTGCCGTCGATGAGCCGGATCCTGGTCAATTCAGGCCTCGTCTCAAGGTTCTTCTTGTTCCTGAGGAATCCTATTTTTTTATGAAACAGCGTTTTAAATCCGAAGAAGGCCAGGGCTATGGCCCGGATGACAAAATTCGCGAGATGCATATTGGTGACTACCATGAAGGCCCAGGCATCGCCGCGCCTGGTGTGCTCGAAATCGGACGGCATCAGATCCTTCACTTCATCGAGAAACTGGAATTTCTTGTTGTTCCAGTCGAGTTGCTGCGACCCGGGGAAGAGGTTTTTCACGCAGAAGGGGTAATCCCTGTCGACAAGCTCGAAATTGTTCTTTACCAGGTAGGCGCGATGGACATTGATAAGGTCATCCGAAGGCTTGAAGGAATTGTCCAGGAAGTTCGTGATATATTTGTTTTTATAATAGTTGTTAACGACCCGGGGGTTGCTGGAGATCGACACGAGGACGCCTTTTTTTACGGCGCTGTCCAGTTCTATTATCCTAAGGAACCACCAGAGGGTGGTTGTGACGATGTTGCGGGCGATGTTGTTCCCCTGGTATGCCCTGAGGACCATCGCTTCGTCGATTGTATAGAAACAGTATTCGTTGATCAGGAGGAGTGAAACCAGGTTGAAGCCGACGATGCGGCCGTTCTTCTCGGCGTACACCAGGATGTCGCTCTTCTTGATGTAGTTGAAAAAATCTTCCTGCGCCTTCCAGGTGTCGCTTTCCACCGCCTCGCACTCGCTGATGATATCCTCGAGAATCGAGTAATCCGCGTACTTGAGGTCGACTACGTAGTAGTTGAATCCCTTGTGCTCATGGATGAAATTGTCCCGGCAGGTCACGGGCACCTGAATCTTTTTTTCCTCTTCGACTGTCCTGGCAATAGCTTCTTGTACGAGTTTCATATGATCCCCCTTTTTTTTGTGCATGGTGGTTGTTTCATATTCTTTTTATGCAAATCACCCCGATGTATCAGGTGAACTGGTCCGTTCTTCCGCCTGGGAAGGAACAGGTATACGGCCCGTGAGAATATCCTGTAATTGCCGTAGAGGTAATCCGCCCGGGGAAATGCGCCGGGTCTGTTGCTGTTGCGCCATGTCCTGAAGGAGAGCAGCCTGTATAATCTCCGCCTCCCCACCGGGATTCCCGTAAGATAGAAGGGCTTTGTGTCGGGGTCCTTCTGGTGCGGCCTGTACTGTTGGAGGTCGGTGGCGGCTTCCGCGCGTTCCAGGTACTTCGCCTTGTTGTCGCGGTACGCAATGAAGAGCCGCTCGATCTGCCGCAGGGTGATGCGGCACCCGATTTCGGTGGGAAAATACCCGGATGCCTCGATGGATATGCCGTAGGAGCCTTTGTAGATAATGGCGTTGATGGCGTCGTTCAGCTTCATGAGGATGAGAGCTATCGGCGAGAATGTGCTCTCCCACCAGGAGCCGACCAGGCGGACGAATATCTCGATGAAAAAAGCAGGCGAATATGGGCGCCGGCTCCCGGATTCTCTCTGCAGCATCGCCATCCGCGCGTACAGCGCGGAATTGTTGGTGCCGATCGCCCCGCCCTCGAAATTGACCGTCTTTTTCGTGAAGCTCAAGACGGCCGCATCGCCGTATGTGCCGAGGGCCTTGCCCCTGTAGGTCGAGAAGGGCCCGTGGGCCAGGTCCTCAATGACAAAGAGGCCGTTATTTTTGGCCAGGGCGCAGATTGCGTCTATTCTCGCCGCCATCCCGTAGGTGTGCACGACATAGATGGCCTTTGTCCTTTCCGTGATCGCCGCCTTTATCTTTTCCGGGTCGATGTTTATGCCGTTCTCTTCCGCGTCGACCGGGACCGGCACGAGGCCGGCTGCCGCGATGGTGTGCCTGATGACCGGACAGGTGAAGGCCGGGATGATGATCTCGTCCGGGCCGCTCCATTGCAGGGCCTTCAAGAGCAGAATGAGGCCGTTCCGGGCGTACCCGGTAAGAATATAGTGGCGGAGCGGAATCAGCTCGGCCAGTTTCTCCCGGAGCGTTTCCGCGGCCGATATCTTTTTCATGGCCCTTTCGGCCCTATGGCTTTCCATGTATATCACTGTATCACCGGCTGATAATTGCTGTTGATCTGGACATATTTGCGGTTTACGCTTGAGATTTTTTTATCATTGACCAGGACCTCGAGAATCATTCCCTTTTTAGCGGCCGTGTCGGTCGCGTCGCTGACAAGGTTCCCCAGCGAAAATGCGATATACCCTTTCATGTACTTCATGACCGGCTGTATCGCCTGGGGATGGTGGCCGACGACAAGGTGGGCCCCCTGGTCGATGCAATAATGGGCCCTGTGGTCCTGGGTCAGGTTCGGGAGGGTCTTCCCCTTCGTGCCCATGTGAAGCGATACGATGACGATATCAGCCTGTTTCTTCGCGCTGATAATGGCGGGTCCGGCATATTTATAGTAGAACCACGCCACGCCCGTTTGACTCTCCTGCGCTATGATCGAGGTTTCGCTGATCGAGCTGTCGTAGTAGAAGGCGAGAAAGGCGAATTTCGTTCCATTTACTTCGATTATTTTCGGGGCATAGGCCTCGCTGAGTGTGCCGCCGCCGGCGTAGGCTACCCCGGCGCCGGTGAGGTTCGACAGGCTGTCCTTCAATCCGGTCCTGCCGTAGTCAAGGGCGTGATCATTGGCGACCGATACGACATCGATCCCGGCGTAGGTCAACCCGCTGACTGCCGATGGGTCGGCCCGCAGCGCGGAGCTGCCGGACGATTTACCGGTATCGCTGATAATGCTTTCAAGGTTCAAGAAGGCCAGGTCGGCGCTTTTTAGATAATCGGCCACGTAAAGAAATGGATACTGGTAATTGCCGCTCCCGACGCCGGCGACGGCGGTCCCGACATTGCCTGCCAGGTTCGTATCACCGGCGAACACGAGGGTGATGGTATCCGGGGTGGTTGTTCCGGAGCTCGATGTGGAACTCGTGCTGGAGCTTGAGCTCGAGCCGGTGTCGGTGCCGTCCCCGGGGATAATGGTGCCATACCCTTCGTTGTTGGTATTATTGGTCGAGCTTTGCTTCAGGTACGTCGTGATGATGTCTTCCGTCCCGGCATTCTTGCATCCGAAAGCCAGGATTGAAAGGACGCATGCGGTTATGGAAAAAAACCAGATTTTTTTCATTAGACTTCTCCTCGTAACAAGCTTGCTTTGTATTTACTCGATACTCTTGAAGTGATGATTCCGTAATAACAGGCCCCGATGATC is from Spirochaetota bacterium and encodes:
- a CDS encoding DegT/DnrJ/EryC1/StrS family aminotransferase, with translation MKKISAAETLREKLAELIPLRHYILTGYARNGLILLLKALQWSGPDEIIIPAFTCPVIRHTIAAAGLVPVPVDAEENGINIDPEKIKAAITERTKAIYVVHTYGMAARIDAICALAKNNGLFVIEDLAHGPFSTYRGKALGTYGDAAVLSFTKKTVNFEGGAIGTNNSALYARMAMLQRESGSRRPYSPAFFIEIFVRLVGSWWESTFSPIALILMKLNDAINAIIYKGSYGISIEASGYFPTEIGCRITLRQIERLFIAYRDNKAKYLERAEAATDLQQYRPHQKDPDTKPFYLTGIPVGRRRLYRLLSFRTWRNSNRPGAFPRADYLYGNYRIFSRAVYLFLPRRKNGPVHLIHRGDLHKKNMKQPPCTKKRGII
- a CDS encoding CapA family protein, whose protein sequence is MKKIWFFSITACVLSILAFGCKNAGTEDIITTYLKQSSTNNTNNEGYGTIIPGDGTDTGSSSSSSTSSTSSSGTTTPDTITLVFAGDTNLAGNVGTAVAGVGSGNYQYPFLYVADYLKSADLAFLNLESIISDTGKSSGSSALRADPSAVSGLTYAGIDVVSVANDHALDYGRTGLKDSLSNLTGAGVAYAGGGTLSEAYAPKIIEVNGTKFAFLAFYYDSSISETSIIAQESQTGVAWFYYKYAGPAIISAKKQADIVIVSLHMGTKGKTLPNLTQDHRAHYCIDQGAHLVVGHHPQAIQPVMKYMKGYIAFSLGNLVSDATDTAAKKGMILEVLVNDKKISSVNRKYVQINSNYQPVIQ